The genomic region ACTAGATTGGGTTGAATTCCCTTggattttaacttttttagaGTACTATCAATGTTAAAAGGTATTGAGATTTTCTGTTTGCCAAGTTTACCAGTTTACATGAGTCAAGTTACCAAGTTCAATGTATGCAGCAAAGTGAATTGAACAACAATTGCAAGGTACAACTAAAACCACTATTCTTCTcctggtaaaaaaaaaaataaacccaTGGCCAGGAACTGCTTGTTACCTAAAAAGTGTTAGGCTTTCCTCAAAATCTAAGAAATGGTAAGAACATACCATGAAATTTCCCTTCTCCTTGCATTCTCAATTATATGATGGGATCACCAGCTTCAATAAAACAGGCATAtttgtttgattgaatatGACAAAAGTAGGCTTCCtgaaatttctcaaaaattgaCATGAATATATGCTACTACAATTATTCTTCATGCAGAAGAATAGAGCTGTTAAAGCAGTAGTAAGATTTACATAACAAAACCAATGCAATCTTCTTTATAAGACTTAATGATCTTCAAAGAAATCCTTAAGTTCCATTAGCAATGGACACGCTTCTCTTTGAAGACACAATAATTTTGCATGCAAATGAAGCCTTTTGGAACTATCCCTTTCTGCCAtcagttttgtttttgtttgtaaCTTGTGAACCGACTCGTGTTCTTGAAGATGACTATCTCAAACAGTTCCTTCGTTTTCTGATGGAAACCTCTACAAAAACTGATACCCAGATCAAATAAACTACATGTGGAAAAACtgataaatttaatattttccttgGACAGCGAGCTTCATGATAATTTCAAATAACTTTGAGACTGTTTAGATAGAAGGAATCTTCAATGGATAGCAAGCAGAAAGATTCCTTTCTCATTTTGGTTGACTTTTCATACTTGGTCTTGAGCCTTTAACCGATAGTTTAATACCCCGTAATAATTCACTTAGAAAGTGAGGAAAAGGGAGAGAGAGGACATCCAATTaggagaagaaagatggaGGTTAGGTACAGTATCATCATATCGTTAGTGTTGTTTCTCTTGGTCAACCTGTCCCTTCCACGTTTCACCGAATCGTTGCCACGATGCAAAGCTTGGTTGGTCCAATCAATCCCAACAGACATGCCTCATCTCCCTCGTGTCCCTGGTGTCCTTTCTACCGGTAACAAGCTTTGTCTGCTTCAAAAAACTCTGCCCCGAATTGAAAAAAGAACCTGATTTTTTTGTTGTCCTTCGACCTTTTTCTGGGTTTACAGGCGATGTGTTCAAGTGGTTGGCCTACAACTCAACGGACAAGCTAGATATAATAGCTCAGTATTGGCAGTTAAAAGCACATCCAGAGGATTCTCGATCAGGGGATTATGGATACTCAAAGGATGATATGCAACGGTTTGGTGCCCATCAAGGTTTTTCTGTTTATACAGCCCTGGAAAATGCTGCTGATCGAGATGTTGATATAAGGTGATACTTTTCGGATTCATgtcttatttttaatgaaattatgaatAGTGTTGTTTCTAAATCGAAATCATTTGTGAAACTAACTGTTATATTGAGAAACATTGCATATGTAATACTTCAAAAATTACTTATTGCATTACATATGTTGGTTGAGAGGTCGGGTCAGTAAGTTATTAAATTACAGACAATTTTGCACAAGTTACTTATTAGTCTTTGCTACTGCTTTATTGgtgatttctttttgttccaCAATTCTGTCTTACACAGAATTGTATGTGTTGGGAATGAACTTTTACTGGTGTTCAATTGCATTTCCTTGATCACTTGTGCTTTTCAAAAGCTGTTGCATGACTGCATTCCTCCTAACATCAATCTTGAGCAAAGGAAAAGCACGGGGCTTTACTATTGCATATTGcttttggaaaagaaatatCTGGGACTGAGGGGTACTAGGCTGATCTAAAGTCACTGTTTGTTTTCCCCTGATGACTGCAAATGAAATTCTGTTGGCAAGATGAAGAGGAGATTTGAGTAGTGAATACTACCTTAGTTTAATATGTGGACTTCATTTGGCTAGCAATGTGTCTACCTTGAAGTTGCTCTTTGCCCAATGAAAAAGGGAGAACATTTCTAAGAAAATGAATGTGGTTAGGATGGTAAAATTGTGAAATTCACATTTATTCGAATCTTTCATTCTTCCATATCTATAGGTAGACCAAAAATCGCAAATTCTGTTTTCTCTGTTTTCAAATCttatattactattttatagAGGCAAATACTTTCCATTGCCTGAGAATTCTAAAttcatcatattttttatgaaatcagTTACTTTTTCTCAGATTACTACAGCACTCTGGAGTCTATCCTGACTACACCCAAGAGCCCTCCAGCCTTGCTTCAAGAAGACCAAATGTCAAGAGTGTGACTTTATTACTTGATAAATGGTGGGGTTCAGGCATTGTCCATGCAAAAGTTTGGATATCAGATAATCGAGATGTATATATAGGATCAGCAAACAATGACTGGAAATCTTTAACTCAGGTATCTTAAAATCGATACAGTCCAGGTTTATCATGGCTCGGACTACAGATATAATTTTGTCATCGAGAGCCTGAACCTTCATCAACTTGAGGATTTGAGGGTTGCTCTAGCCACGGGCTCAtggttaattatttttcttaaacttgACATTATTGAACCATATAATCCACATCATAGTTAGTGAATGTGACATAAAGGGATAGTGAGTGAGCATTCTGGTTCCAGGGCTGTTTCTCTCTTCTTTAACCACATTCTCTTTTTTTGGCCAATCTTTGACCACATTATTAAGAATATCTTGGTAGCAGAAaagaaggatttttttttttttttggtttgacAATAGTATCATTCATCTAGTTTGCCTGCTGTTAGAATACATTTTCCTGGATGGTGCTAGTAAAAGAAGTTGGCCGAATAGCAAGTCTATTTCACTTGGTCATGCAAATCAAGATGCCTTCTAGCTAGTGAGTTGATTCTGGTGTTTGTACTTGGATGAAATGAGCGGGCTGCCTAATTGAGTTTTAATGCATCACTCTTGTTCCTTGGCAGACACAGAACATGGTTGCACTAACAAATTTTCTTACAGTCACGAGGTTTCCTTTGTCAATCtttgcatttttatatttctgtttgttttttttttttaagtttgtcAAGGCAGCTTAGTTGCTCTATTGGTTAAGCATTTCTAATCATTGGTTACTTTACGATGTCAAGAAATTAGTTTCCCGCTCATTTTCAGGCATCATATATTATACCCCATATTATTGGATATTTAACTGTTGCAAATTTGTCTTCAGTGATTTTTATCTTTACTCCATCAATCATCTCAGCATGTTCTTTTTGATTGAACCATGCAATGACATGTCCTGATTATGGTTTTAGGTGAAGGAAGTTGGAATTTATCTTGTTGGTTGTCCAAAAGTAGCGAGAAAGGTTGGGGTCTACTTTCAGAATCTATGGAGACTTGCACATCTTAATTTTTCAGCTTACACAACAACAGTATTAGACCAACAATGGCAGATTCAAAGAAAAGTTCCCTGCTGGTCGCATTTCATTGAATCTGACATGAGATGCACGTATGTAATGGtcttattttgaaaatgtcATTCTTGTTTCCAAAAGTTGCTTTGTCCAGGTGTCACAAGTCGTAGATGTATATTTATTCATGAAAATGCATGCATATTTGCATTAGTCTGCTTTTGTTActattttttgcttttcctcTTCGCACTGCTGGGTGATATCTGAAAATCTGTTTGTTGAATTTGGGTTGAGCAATGCACTATATTTCAATAAGAAAACCATGGTTCTTTTTTGtttgggaatttttttttattttcttaaaagaaaaaatgaaaattctcaacAAGCTTTGTCATGGTTAACATGAATGGTTAATATGTTATTCCATGATATTGTTTTCTATACGCTTATAAAGGCTGCCCCACAATTGGACTGCTGGCTAATAAGCACAATAGTGTGCTGCTTGCCCCTAGGAAATGGTTAATATTTTCTTCCATTGGATTGCACCACATTGCTGGCAAGTTAATGGCTTTTCATGCTTATTCATCAGGCCACGCCTTCCTCGTTTTGTGGAGATTCCTTATGTGGCAGGCTATCCTACACTGTCAGACCctaaaatgttgaaattgattattgatgcTCCTGGTGTTGGTTATATAAGTTCAGTGCCTCAATCAAGCTATTTGTCTTTTGCTCCACCAGAGGTAAGTGGCTAGCCCTTTACATTTTTCCGATGCTCAACCTAAAATTTAAGGCTTACTAAGAATTTGAACTCTTGCTCTCTTTTTGTTCGTCTTTTTTCCTCCCTATAGAACCACTGCGAAAGCTACTCATTAGGAATGGAACTTGTCTGAGCAATACAAGTAGAATAGCACACTTGAAATCTTATAGAACTCGTTAGGGAGGCTAAGAAAACATACAGTAACAAAAAGTTAAAGGTCCACAAATCCTATAGGAAATTAAATGGAATGAATTTGTTTCCAAAGGTATGTCAGATTCATCAAAACCTGAAGTTAAAAGGTTAGACTACTATCCAGTTGAGCAAGGAGAAGGATTTGGATTGAATTCAACTGCTGAATGACTGATCTCATTTAAGTAGTTTTCTTCACTATTTGGCTCTGGCATGTCCAGGCCATCCATGTTTGTGGGATTCGATCAGCATTTCGGAAATATTCATCTCTCTCGTGTGAGCAGAAGTTCAGCCCCACACTTTTCTTAAAGAGAAATGCTAATCAGCTTTTATGtttcaaatttcctttttcttttttgtgttttttccttttaagcTTCATCCAATTTGATGCCAACTGTGGTCAGCAGCTGTCATTTGGCAGGTTCCAGCCTGATGAACAGGCATGGCTAGATACGATTAAATCTGTTGGAGATGGAGGGACTGTAAGGATCAGTACTATGGACTGGCTTGGTCAATCCCAATATACGGAGCGAACAGTTTATTGGTCATCTCTTTCAACTGCTGTCTCAGAGGTACTTTCAGATTCCATTCTTAGTGTTTTAGATTCTTGTAAGCCCATTGCTGTAAATTGCCATCTATATGTCTTCTAAGAGGGGTGCTCATAGAGTCGTATTAGACTTCAGGGTGGTTTGGTTGCTGCATCCTTAATGTATCTTTACAAGTACGATACTTAAAGAAGCTCTTGTAGTTACATAAATTCTGACTATATTTGGAAATGCAACTATTCCATTGCAGTCCCATGAACATTGGTCCATTACTAACTCATTTTAGCTTATTACCgtcttttttcctcttcttatATGATGCTTAAATATGGTAGGTTGTCTTCTCTAAACATGCAAAAGTGAAGATACTGGTAGCATACTGGGCACACTTTATCGACAACACTGATCTCTACCTGAAGTCACTTCTCTACTCCAATGTCCTCTGCTCATCTTCAAAGTACAACAAATGTTCAGGCAAAGTTGAGATCAGGTACTACAAGGTGCCAGGTTACAACCTGACTGGACCTGCCACTCACAAAGGAAAGCGAACTAGTAATATCTACCCGGCCTACACCAGAGTCAATCATGGTAAATATGCAGTCAGTGACGTTCGTGCACACATTGGTACCAGCAATCTCGTTTGGGATTATTTCTATGCAACAGCAGGAGTCAGCTTCGGGACGTATAATCCTGCCATTGTTTCACAGCTTCAAGAAATCTTCGATGCAGATTGGAACTCGCCCTATGCTGTTCCAGTTGAAGAGTTGGGTGATGGTCATGCTTATTCTAGTTGATGATCAGTCTTATTGGAGTAAGCTAGCTCCAAAACAATGAACTCAATGGCTTGTATTAGCAACTTCAccccaaaaaacaaaacagaatCCATTTTCTTTGAATTGATCATCTTTAAGTCTGGAGACTTGTTCATCCAGAAAATTTGCAATGCCTATCAATGCCACTTCTCCTTTATTATCCTAATTACAGTATCACAGATTCtacatcaataaaaaataggaTGAATAGAAAATATGAACTCGTGACAAGtgatattaaaatcaaaatattaagatCGAGGTAGATTTGAATCAAGGTGAGTCCCTCTCTCATATTGCTAAAAGAGTCAGGTCTCTTCCAAATATGTTTTTAaggtaaaaaatataaactcgTGATAACAgcatctaaaaataaaattacaatattatatatttatatattttaaattttacttttaaaatttttttatttatatataattataatttagacataaacaaaatataattatcCACGTGCAAAAACACTGATAACAAATACtaataagaattatttatcaaaaataatttttgtaaaattttctttgtcgaagaagtaaattaaaagaaaaaatattcgTGGGTCCTTGCCCCGTTGTCTTTGGGCTTTTAAATGTCTTGTTCAATGTCCGATATAGCCCATCTTAAGGCCCATAACAAAAGTTCGAGCTGAACCAAGTTTGGTTTGACTGAAATAGTCAACAATCCAACGGCTGCGATCAATTCTTGATACAAAACTGCAAAGCACGCAGTGATGCTGGAGAGCGTTTGAGGGAAACGCTGTGAGAGAGGCGAAGCCAAACTAGCCAAGGCAACAAAGCTTCTTTCTCCAAAGGCAAAGGAGCAttgaagagaaaggaagagagagatagagagagCAAAGCAAAGATGCAGAGAGTGAAAGGTTTAGTAAAAGCAAGGCATTCATTTCAAAGACTTGGGTTCCTCTCCCATCAAAGATGCTTCTCTGCACATCCAAACTATGCCCCAAATTATGATTTCCAGGACGAGGTCTTCTGAAAACAACTATATCTTATCTGGGTTTATGTTTATATACCTGTTTACAGTTTTTATTTGGTGGGGAGGGAACTTCCAATAATTAGTGTCAAGCATGATTTTTGTGcttaaatttgtaatttttctcAGAAAATGGAAGACCCAAGTGCATATTTTTGTCTAAAGTTGCTTATTGGGGCATCAAATGTTTCAGGTTTTAGTGGAAGGAAGAGCTAAATCAAGAGCAGCCATTCTTAATAGACCTTCTGCTCTCAATGCACTTACCGCCCCAATGGTTTGTTTTTGTTCtctctttcttgtttttcttttaaagtcgATATTTTTAactagaaataaattgaagtTGTTTTTCTGTTTATAGGCAGCACGGTTGAAGAGATTGTATGAATCATGGGAAGAGAACCCCGATATTGGATTTGTCTTAATGAAGGTATAACCTTTTAATGCATAGTTTAGTTGCAGCACTCAACATACACGCAcaaacatgtaaatatcttttcttttcgaAAAAGATGTTTGAAATGAATTGTGTATCACAAGAAAATCTCTAGaatattccttttttgttctaaacatttttagaaaaaagagCAATGCTGCTTCTGCAGTGATTTTGTTTAGTTAGTTGTTTCATATCTTCTGTCAATGGAATTTCCTCATGCCCTTGACATTTCAGATTTGATCTTCATTGGTGTCTAAGCTGTTATTTGAATTCTGTTGAAGGGTAGTGGCAGGGCTTTCTGTTCTGGCGTTGATGCTGTTACTCTCTATCACTTACTTAACGATGGTTAGTCACCTTTCAatgttgtttatttatttgattaatcaATTCAGAGCTCTTCATTTTGAGAAAGCAATTCAAGAATGAGATGTTAATTGTGGTGCCCATTACTTGAAATCAGAACAACTTAGTCGGGGAAGAGTTCCACAAACAGGATTATTGAGGTTTTCCAAGTCATGTATTTTTTGACCTCTTAGATTATTACATCAAACGTCTCAATGGAATTTCCTTCTGATTAAGTTACTTTGTAGTTTGCATGGTCATGGTTTTGTCCTAGCATTTTACTGTAGTCTGCGATACATATTTTTCAACTACTTGGGTTTTCTGCAGGGAAAGTTGAAGAATGTAAACGGTTTTTCGAGACACTGTATAAGTTTGTATATGTACAAGGAACGTATCTAAAGCCACATGTGAGAATTCAACCTTTGAGTGATTGATGCCCATGTGAATTACCCCTGAGTTTCTTTTCGTAACTTCAAATGAGGCTTGTGACTATCATGACTAACCATATGTACAGGTCGCAATCTTGGATGGTACAACGATGGGATGTGGAGGTGGAATTTCTCTCCCAGGGATGTTTCGTTTAGTGACTGATAAAACTGTATGTGGTGCCATACCTTCATAAAAGAAATCTTGTGTTAGAATTTGTGCGTTGATCCACATTTGAGTTAATGTATCCATATTGCTTCTTATGAATGGCATACACTTTAGCTGAATTCATTTGTCACCTGAGGATTGAACTTTTGTCCCCATCTAGTGAGAAAAGGATGTATAGAGATTGAACTTGTATCTTTATTAGCAATGGCATGACAGTATACCCTCTAATAGATTCTGCATCATACTTCCAATTGAGATAGGCTGAAGAAGGGAGGTGAAATCTTTTGCATCAAAACATTGTTTCTGCAGCTTTGTGGTTCGTAGGCAGGAGCACAATTGTTCAATTAGAGTGATATAAAACCATTccattcttcatttattttattctctaaGATTTACACTATGATATACTGTTTCTAGTGAATGGATTTAAATAAGTTTCTCTTACCTGTGCATAACATTTTCAGGTTTTTGCTAATCCAGAGACTCAATTAGGATTCCATCCTGATGCAGGGGCTTCGTTTTATCTTTCTCGCCTACCTGGTTACTTTGGTAATGACCAATTTATTAAGTTTTCAAGGCATAGTTAACTTGCTTGTATACTTTTCTAGTTAATAAAATGTAGGAATATATCCATTTCTTCAGGTTATTTGCTTGTATCTCTCTGGATTTACatgttccatttttttttaactagaTGTGTTTTGTTTCCTTCAGGGGAATATTTAGCTCTAACAGGAGAAAAGCTTAATGGTGTTGAAATGATTGCCTGTGGCCTTGCTACCCACTATTGCTTAAATGCTGTTTGTTCTTTCtactcctttttcttttatataattattttgtcCTCTTCCTCCAGTTCCTCTTTTCTCAGCTTATTTGGATGACCTGTACATTACAGAGACTTGCTTGGATTGAAGAACGCCTTGGTAACATGACGAATGATGATCCCGCTGCCATAGAGTCTTCTCTTGCACAGTATGGTGACCTTGTTTATCCAGATAGGAGCAGCGTTCTTCGCAGGTAACATTTTTGAGGGATTGTAGCACTTAGAAAAGGTTCCTATATCTGGACTGCACAATTTTTTGTAAAGCATGGTTTTGTCTGATCCCTTTTTTTCCCCTTATCTTGTGATTTTATTTCAGGATTGACACAATTGATAAATGTTTCAGCTGCGACACTGTTGAGGAAATTATTGATTCTCTGGTAAGCTTAATTCTACATAGATGTGTGTGTATGCCTGTGCATATTGACACTTGCCTACATGTGCCATTGAATGGTGTCTGTGCCTGGGCAGTCAGTTAAAGCTTTGATACCTCATTAACTTTAGCATAAGAAAAGGGCTTCTAGCTCAATGGTAACCTCTCAGCCATGTATGAAAATAGAGAGTCTATCGCAGTGCAcgttttatttaaaaatgctAGAGTGGAGTCTGCCACCCTTTGCAAGACCCTACTTTTGTGAGTCCATCTGGCCAATTACTCTTTATGTTAGCATTAGAATGGCAATCTTGGAATGGGGATTTGAGTTCCGCCAGATTCATTGCCTTCTATCATCCAATTTAAGCACCATGTACCATTTTTTCAGAGATTTCAGCCACTCAAAGAGCTTCAAATGCCATTAATGGACATTTATTTTTGAGTTTAGCAGATCCTCTTATCCtcataattatctttttattcttatgaATACACGTGGCAAAAACTGCATAGGAGCCTGGGGGTGGGTATTTTAACTTGATCCCTATAGCTTGGAATTTCTCAGTGATTGATCCCCTGCTGCATGGGAGAGTAAGATTTAGCCTCTTGATTTACTTCAACCAAAGGTTCTCCTCTTTCTAAGAATAAAAGGGATTAGGGTTTGGGCAGGCAGAgatttatgttttaatttttacttagACATCAATCAATGCCACAATTAAACCAATAGTTGGGAATACCAGTGTaatgctttcaaaattttatttgggTCATTGTACTGGCAGACGTATTTCTCTAGTCTTTTACTAAATAACCCTATTTCAGtgatgctcattgagctcctGGTTCACTTGGCtccaaatatatatttactcAGGAAAATGAGGCAGCTGGTGCATATGATGACTGGTGCAAGACGGTGCtcaaaaatatgaaagaaGCCTCACCATTGAGCTTGAAAGTGACTCTACAATCTGTAAGTTACCGATGTTTACAACCGCTTTAAATTCCATTTTGACTACATATGGCTTACTTGAGTTTTTTGTTGCATTAGATACGAGAAGGTAGATTTCAATCTCTTGATCAGTGTCTGGCACGTGAATATCGGATGTCCCTTGCTGGGATCTCCAAACGGGTCTCTAATGATTTCTCTGAGGTATGGACTGTCCTCTGCATGTTAAGAGCATTTCTGGAATAATTCTtcttatgaatttaatttaactGTCTCTATAGGGTATTCGAGCCCGGTTAGTGGACAAGGATTTTGCTCCCAAGGTATTCAGTGCACGTTATCCATGTtattatatcatatcatgTGAAACCCTACTTAAATGTAGTTGGCTTGTAATCccaaaattcattttatttatttacatacTATATGATATTGTATTATCAATATTGTAGTGGGACCCTCCAAGCCTGGAAGACGTGAGTAAAGACATGGTCGACTGCTACTTCTCCTCACTCGGGGAATTAGAACCTGAGTTAGTGCTGCCAACAGCCTTGAGAGAACCTTACATCTGAGAAGGATCTATAAATCTTTGTAAGGGAACTATCAGTTTTTGATGGCACACAATTTTGGTGTATCatgtgtttttgttcttttatatAGAAATAACATCCCATAAATTTTTGGGTATCAGTTTCTACACACTTTGTTGTAGGTACACAACAGTAAGAGATAGGTTTtgttagttatttttttaagatcaTGTTAGTTTGTTCTGGTACTCACTGTCCGCTTATGGGTGACCAAAGCAAGACCTAATGACCATGCCTTTCAAAGATCACAATTGCGTCTGAACAAATGTAGTGCCAGAAGATAGTGCCTAGAATGATGAGAAAAGCATTCACATCCTGCTTTATAAATGTCTAGTACTCTAGTTTCTCAATCTTTTTGTTGACATTTTCCCTCCTTTTCAACCTGTAAGCCTCCTCCTCAATCCTTGAGATGGACAAGGATGCACTAAATATTGTAGTCTTGTATAATCCACAAGATCAAAGGCTATACTGAAGTTAACCTTTGCAAAAACTTAGAACTGATATTTACAGAATCATTGGAGCATATCCAAGTATTACACCTAAAGTAATAAAGTTTCCATAAGAGTTTGGCAGCaaaagatgaatccatgtAAACTCAACAAAGCTGGGTTTCAAATTTCAGATTAATACCCATACTAAATAGCTCCTGGCACAATAACTTGGCACCATAAGGAACATTTACCCTGACAATGTCATCCACCGACTGGCAACCCCGGCAGTAGGGACCCCTGATCTTTCGACCACCTGGTACTGCCCGTTCAATCACATTTGCAACATTTTTACAGTTGCGGCAAACATGCATCTGGGAGGAATCAC from Theobroma cacao cultivar B97-61/B2 chromosome 9, Criollo_cocoa_genome_V2, whole genome shotgun sequence harbors:
- the LOC18587705 gene encoding phospholipase D Z; its protein translation is MEVRYSIIISLVLFLLVNLSLPRFTESLPRCKAWLVQSIPTDMPHLPRVPGVLSTGDVFKWLAYNSTDKLDIIAQYWQLKAHPEDSRSGDYGYSKDDMQRFGAHQGFSVYTALENAADRDVDIRLLQHSGVYPDYTQEPSSLASRRPNVKSVTLLLDKWWGSGIVHAKVWISDNRDVYIGSANNDWKSLTQVKEVGIYLVGCPKVARKVGVYFQNLWRLAHLNFSAYTTTVLDQQWQIQRKVPCWSHFIESDMRCTPRLPRFVEIPYVAGYPTLSDPKMLKLIIDAPGVGYISSVPQSSYLSFAPPELSFGRFQPDEQAWLDTIKSVGDGGTVRISTMDWLGQSQYTERTVYWSSLSTAVSEVVFSKHAKVKILVAYWAHFIDNTDLYLKSLLYSNVLCSSSKYNKCSGKVEIRYYKVPGYNLTGPATHKGKRTSNIYPAYTRVNHGKYAVSDVRAHIGTSNLVWDYFYATAGVSFGTYNPAIVSQLQEIFDADWNSPYAVPVEELGDGHAYSS
- the LOC18587706 gene encoding 3-hydroxyisobutyryl-CoA hydrolase-like protein 2, mitochondrial, with protein sequence MQRVKGLVKARHSFQRLGFLSHQRCFSAHPNYAPNYDFQDEVLVEGRAKSRAAILNRPSALNALTAPMAARLKRLYESWEENPDIGFVLMKGSGRAFCSGVDAVTLYHLLNDGKVEECKRFFETLYKFVYVQGTYLKPHVAILDGTTMGCGGGISLPGMFRLVTDKTVFANPETQLGFHPDAGASFYLSRLPGYFGEYLALTGEKLNGVEMIACGLATHYCLNARLAWIEERLGNMTNDDPAAIESSLAQYGDLVYPDRSSVLRRIDTIDKCFSCDTVEEIIDSLENEAAGAYDDWCKTVLKNMKEASPLSLKVTLQSIREGRFQSLDQCLAREYRMSLAGISKRVSNDFSEGIRARLVDKDFAPKWDPPSLEDVSKDMVDCYFSSLGELEPELVLPTALREPYI